One Micromonospora craniellae genomic region harbors:
- a CDS encoding DUF7782 domain-containing protein, which yields MDGNDMLLSPAGVEALRTALTRAAFTANGIATRLGPQATGGVARNDFRAALRATTDGDPLATLIRVFVCEQTEPEAAVAAALAPLSIDEALAAGLVERYGDGLRMGLDLEPYGDDWWVLADVPASARPGRSLHAEHVLGIGGATQTMIGAAVRQPVGSALDLGTGSGVQALHLSTHARQVTATDVSRRALRFAATTAALNGQQWELLRGDMVEPVAGRRFDLVVSNPPFVVGPGTTTHVYRDSGRVGDAIGAELAAAADGLLTEGGTMQYLANWVHVAGEDWGERVAGWFAGTGLDAWVIQREVADPMAYVNLWLTDVGEATDPQRMADWLDWFDAHKVEAIGFGIVSLRRGGHDDPVLRVEDLRQRVQAPMGDRVAAWFDRQDWLRRQGADGLLDARYRAADGLQLRQEATMGPEGWGVDRQVLTMPHGLRWTEEIDPLVLALVGGADGRLPLRDQIALLAVAHDVTPDELGEAAGPIVAHLVERGFIEPVRS from the coding sequence GTGGACGGAAACGACATGCTGCTCTCCCCCGCCGGCGTCGAGGCGCTGCGGACCGCGTTGACGCGAGCCGCGTTCACCGCCAACGGCATCGCCACCCGGCTCGGCCCGCAGGCCACCGGCGGGGTGGCCCGCAACGACTTCCGGGCCGCGCTGCGCGCCACCACCGACGGTGATCCGCTCGCCACCCTGATCCGGGTCTTCGTCTGCGAGCAGACCGAGCCGGAGGCCGCCGTCGCCGCCGCGCTGGCGCCGCTCTCGATCGACGAGGCGCTCGCCGCCGGACTCGTCGAGCGGTACGGCGACGGGCTGCGGATGGGGCTGGACCTCGAACCGTACGGCGACGACTGGTGGGTGCTGGCGGATGTGCCGGCGAGCGCCCGCCCCGGTCGCTCGCTGCACGCCGAGCACGTGCTGGGCATCGGCGGGGCGACCCAGACAATGATCGGCGCGGCCGTCCGGCAGCCGGTGGGGAGCGCGCTCGACCTGGGCACCGGCTCCGGCGTCCAGGCCCTGCACCTGAGTACGCACGCCCGGCAGGTCACCGCCACCGACGTCTCCCGGCGGGCGCTACGGTTCGCCGCCACCACCGCCGCGCTCAACGGCCAGCAGTGGGAGCTGCTGCGCGGCGACATGGTGGAACCGGTCGCCGGTCGCCGCTTCGACCTGGTGGTCAGCAACCCGCCCTTCGTGGTCGGGCCGGGCACCACCACGCACGTCTACCGCGACTCGGGGCGGGTCGGCGACGCGATCGGCGCCGAGTTGGCTGCCGCCGCCGACGGGCTGCTCACCGAGGGCGGCACCATGCAGTACCTCGCGAACTGGGTGCACGTGGCCGGGGAGGACTGGGGCGAGCGGGTGGCCGGCTGGTTCGCCGGGACCGGCCTGGACGCCTGGGTGATCCAGCGCGAGGTCGCCGACCCGATGGCGTACGTCAACCTCTGGCTCACCGACGTCGGCGAGGCGACCGACCCGCAGCGGATGGCCGACTGGCTGGACTGGTTCGACGCGCACAAGGTGGAGGCGATCGGCTTCGGCATCGTCTCGCTGCGTCGCGGCGGGCACGACGACCCGGTGCTGCGGGTGGAGGACCTGCGACAGCGGGTGCAGGCCCCGATGGGCGACCGGGTCGCGGCCTGGTTCGACCGGCAGGACTGGCTGCGCCGGCAGGGCGCCGACGGGCTGCTGGACGCCCGCTACCGCGCCGCCGACGGGCTCCAGTTGCGGCAGGAGGCGACCATGGGCCCGGAGGGCTGGGGCGTCGACCGGCAGGTCCTCACCATGCCGCACGGGCTGCGTTGGACCGAGGAGATCGATCCGCTGGTACTCGCGCTGGTGGGTGGCGCCGACGGGCGCCTGCCGCTGCGCGACCAGATCGCGCTGCTCGCCGTCGCGCACGACGTGACCCCGGACGAGCTCGGCGAGGCAGCCGGACCGATCGTGGCGCACCTGGTCGAACGCGGCTTCATCGAGCCGGTGCGGTCGTGA
- the dtd gene encoding D-aminoacyl-tRNA deacylase, which yields MRAVVQTVGRAGVTVDGEVVGAVEDGLLVLVGVTHTDTAETARTLARKVYELRILDDERSAADVGAPILVVSQFTLYGDARKGRRPSWTAAAPAEVAEPLVDAVVEALRQRGATVATGRFRTHMLVESVNVGPRTILLDL from the coding sequence ATGCGGGCGGTGGTGCAGACCGTCGGACGGGCCGGTGTCACCGTCGACGGTGAGGTGGTCGGCGCGGTCGAAGACGGCCTGCTGGTGCTGGTCGGGGTGACGCACACGGACACCGCCGAGACCGCCCGGACGCTGGCCCGCAAGGTGTACGAGCTGCGCATCCTGGACGACGAGCGGTCCGCCGCCGACGTCGGGGCGCCGATCCTGGTGGTCAGCCAGTTCACGCTCTACGGCGACGCCCGCAAGGGACGCCGTCCGAGCTGGACCGCAGCGGCTCCCGCCGAGGTGGCCGAGCCCCTGGTCGACGCGGTGGTGGAGGCGCTGCGTCAACGCGGCGCGACGGTCGCCACCGGCCGCTTCCGGACGCACATGCTGGTCGAGAGCGTCAACGTCGGGCCGCGCACCATCCTCCTCGACCTCTGA
- a CDS encoding sporulation protein, with the protein MVFKRLMQAMGVGGPSVETVLTNSNCRPGGELTGSIAVTGGEHGVDISYVALGLMTRVEVESGDSEYVTNQEFHRQQVTGPFRLEAGQRYDVPFRFPVPWEMPVTELYGQHLYGMTMGLRTELEVARALDKGDLDPVAVHPLPAQERLLEALLRLGFRFARADVERGHIYGVHQTLPFYQEIEFYPAPQYAGAMKQLEVTFVADPRQMQVVLELDKRGGLLSEGRDVFGRFTVDYATMDRTDWAAQLDGWLRQSLQRRGLFG; encoded by the coding sequence GTGGTCTTCAAGCGGCTCATGCAGGCGATGGGAGTCGGCGGCCCGTCCGTGGAGACGGTGCTGACGAACTCGAACTGCCGGCCGGGCGGCGAGCTGACGGGCAGCATCGCGGTGACCGGAGGCGAGCACGGGGTGGACATCTCGTACGTGGCTCTGGGGTTGATGACCCGGGTCGAGGTGGAGAGCGGCGACAGCGAGTACGTCACGAACCAGGAGTTCCACCGGCAGCAGGTGACCGGCCCGTTTCGCCTGGAGGCCGGGCAGCGCTACGACGTCCCGTTCCGGTTCCCGGTGCCTTGGGAGATGCCGGTCACCGAGCTGTACGGGCAGCACCTGTACGGGATGACGATGGGGCTGCGTACCGAGTTGGAGGTGGCCCGGGCGCTGGACAAGGGTGACCTCGACCCGGTGGCGGTGCACCCGCTGCCGGCGCAGGAGCGGCTGCTGGAGGCGCTGCTGCGGCTCGGTTTCCGGTTCGCCCGGGCGGACGTCGAGCGGGGACACATCTACGGCGTGCACCAGACGTTGCCGTTCTACCAGGAGATCGAGTTCTATCCCGCGCCGCAGTACGCGGGTGCGATGAAGCAACTGGAGGTCACCTTCGTCGCCGATCCCCGGCAGATGCAGGTGGTGTTGGAGCTGGACAAGCGCGGCGGCCTGTTGAGCGAGGGACGGGACGTCTTCGGCCGCTTCACCGTCGACTACGCCACGATGGACCGTACGGACTGGGCGGCGCAGCTCGACGGGTGGCTGCGTCAGTCCCTGCAACGCCGGGGGCTCTTCGGCTGA
- the sigB gene encoding RNA polymerase sigma factor SigB — protein sequence MALQMMEHRMRAGTEAEHGVDTLTDLDATDERGVSTDLVRAYLNGIGRTKLLTAAEEVDLAKRIEAGLFAEEKLSTCTPLSADLHADLAVVAQQGRAAKNHLLEANLRLVVSIAKRYTGRGMAFLDLIQEGNLGLIRAVEKFDYTKGYKFSTYATWWIRQAITRAMADQARTIRIPVHMVEQVNRMVRARRELSVSLGREPTVAEVAHALDVPEFQVIELISYDREPVSLDQAVGEDGESALGDFVAAVDPAGEPGDATAQGELRNEVSIVLATLSQREQAVIRLRFGLDDGRQRTLDEVGREFGLSRERIRQIEKVTLLKLRAPERAQRLEAYAS from the coding sequence ATGGCCCTGCAGATGATGGAGCACCGGATGCGCGCCGGCACCGAGGCGGAGCACGGCGTCGACACCCTTACCGACCTGGACGCCACCGACGAGCGCGGCGTCTCCACCGACCTGGTCCGCGCGTACCTCAACGGGATCGGCCGGACCAAGCTGCTCACCGCGGCCGAAGAGGTGGACCTGGCGAAGCGGATCGAGGCCGGATTGTTCGCCGAGGAGAAGCTGTCCACCTGCACCCCACTCTCGGCCGACCTGCACGCCGACCTGGCAGTGGTCGCGCAGCAGGGGCGGGCCGCCAAGAACCACCTGCTGGAGGCGAACCTCCGCCTCGTGGTGAGCATCGCCAAGCGGTACACCGGCCGTGGCATGGCCTTCCTCGACCTCATCCAGGAAGGCAACCTCGGCCTCATCCGCGCCGTCGAGAAGTTCGACTACACCAAGGGCTACAAGTTCTCCACCTACGCCACCTGGTGGATCCGCCAGGCCATCACCCGCGCCATGGCCGACCAGGCCCGCACCATCCGCATCCCGGTGCACATGGTCGAGCAGGTCAACCGGATGGTCCGGGCCCGCCGCGAACTGTCCGTCTCGCTGGGCCGGGAGCCCACGGTGGCCGAGGTCGCCCACGCGCTGGACGTACCCGAGTTCCAGGTCATCGAGCTGATCTCGTACGACCGGGAGCCGGTCAGCCTGGACCAGGCCGTCGGCGAGGACGGGGAAAGCGCACTGGGTGACTTCGTCGCCGCCGTCGACCCGGCCGGCGAGCCCGGCGACGCCACCGCCCAGGGCGAACTGCGCAACGAGGTGAGCATCGTGCTCGCCACGCTGTCCCAGCGCGAGCAGGCGGTCATCCGGCTGCGGTTCGGGCTCGACGACGGCCGGCAGCGTACCCTGGACGAGGTCGGCCGCGAGTTCGGACTGTCCCGCGAGCGGATCCGGCAGATCGAAAAGGTGACGCTGCTCAAGCTGCGGGCCCCGGAGCGGGCGCAGCGGCTGGAAGCGTACGCCTCCTGA